The DNA window tcctacccgaagatcggtctatgagctctgagctcgctccgtaatggggaagactagctgggtgaccagcagacgaccgaggtgaattacacacacacacacacacacacacacacacacacacacacacacacactcacctataCACCTTACATCCCCACAAAGTTTCAGCGAGATTGCTCAGTTCCATGCGCTCCTCCTCCGTGATACTTTCCTGTGGTATCATaacacctccccacaccactCTGACCGGTGCCGCCGCCAGGAGGTGAAGTAGACGCCGCCACTCTGTAGCCTCCATCCTGCCTAGAGGGAACGATAAGCCATAATAtctgaaagggaaaatgaagacatGATGGAATTTCTATTTATTAGTCTAgtctcgtttttttattttttttattttcaagttttcCAGGAATGaatatcatttctatttttggtttgttttgtttttcttatcatttttatttcaatggtgttttggATTGTTAtgaatttttctattattaatttttgcttattttttgtttttatggtttttatatttcttcttatacttaattcttatttcattaatattgtttacagattatatatataatttgcttCATTATATATTCACCTGCATTTTATAtccttatttatatatatatatatatatatatatatatatatatatatatatatatatatatatatatatatatatatatatatatatatatatatatatatatatatatatatatatatatatatatatatatatatatatatatatatatatatatatatatatatatatatatatatatatatatatatatatatatatatatatatatatatatatatatatatatatatatatatatattttatgctCCATACCTTTCATCTTTATAAAAGATATGGTAGTTCATATGAAGGTCCGGGAAAATCAGCGgtagcaaaaagaaaaatgtcttgaaacctttccTTTAAAAATAATGTCGTCATGGGAAGATGTATATCACAAGTAGAGTTTACCACTGGTTCATGGGgtgctgtgacctcactgaacgtaTATCTATGTCTCTAAGtaaaactctcttccttcacacaaaaaaatacatccAGCAAATACATTCTTCACGTAAAATgttaaatggggaaaaaaataatgagtcctttatatctatctatctatctatctatctatctatctattttaaggctgtatgtggtgagattcgaacctacgcttgGACGTCcacccaatcccacgctcaccacattattcactacgccaccgcctccctaatatatatatatatatatatatatatatatatatatatatatatatatatatatatatatatatatatatatatatatatatatatatatatatatatatatatatatatatatatgtgtatatatatatatatatatatatatatatatatatatatatatatatatatatatatatatatatatatatatatatttttgctcCATACCTTTCATCtttataaaagtgtgtgtgtgtgtgtgtgtgtagagtttaCCACTGGTTCATGGGTGCTGTGacctcactatatatatatatatatatatatatatatatatatatatatatatatatatatatatatatatatatatatatatatatatatatatatatatatatatatatatatatatatatatatatatatatatatatatatatatatatatatatatatatatatatatatatatatatatatatatatatatatatatatatatatatatatatatatatatatatatatgtgtgtgtatatatatatatatatatatatatatatatatatatatatatatatatatatatatatatatatatatatatatatatatatatatatatatatatatatatatatatatatatatatatatatatatatatatatatatatatatatatatatatatatatatatatatatatatatatatatatatatatatatatatatatatatatatatatatatatatatatatatatatatatatatatatatatatatatatatatatatatatatatatatatatatatatatatatatatatatatatatatatatatatatatatatatatatatatatatatatatatatatatatatatatatatatatatatatatatatatatatatatatatatatatatatatatatatatatatatatatatatatatatatatatatatatatatatatatatatatatatatatatatatatatatatatatatatatatatatatatatatatatatatatatatatatatatatatatatatatatatatatatatatatatatatatatatatatatatatatatatatatatatatatatatatatatatatatatatatatatatatatatatatatatatatatatatatatatatatatatatatatatatatatatatatatatatatatatatatatatatatatatatatatatatatatatatatatatatatatatatatatatatatatatatatatatatatatatatatatatatatatatatatatatatatatatatatatatatatatatatatatatatatatatatatatatatatatatatatatatatatatatatatatatatatatatatatatatatatatatatatatatatatatatatatatatatatatatatatatatatatatatatatatatatatatatatatatatatatatatatatatatatatatatatatatatatatatatatatatatatatatatatatatatatatatatatatatatatatatatatatatatatatatatatatatatatatatatatatatatatatatatatatatatatatatatatatatatatatatatatatatatatatatatatatatatatatatatatatatatatatatatatatatatatatatatatatatatatatatatatatatatatatatatatatatattcttcaacttgccaagcactccttcataaatagaaaatggcgAAATCTTTGAAACTCTAACTcctctcgtgacttctggcatctagccaaaaacaccTCCAATAACTTCATTTCATCCCAATGAAATGAAGgttaactcttctctcaaacctttgctcacaacttcACCTTGGTTGATTCTgggcttctcccttcctctcttcctccctctatttATTTCCCCCCCAGATATTccggaaccgccttgtcgtggtggaggggcttgcgtgcccttgtgacctggcgagctaggctagagggggcttaggctcctgctctgccctttcgaggggaagagggctacccatgctagtaaggtcgccagtgaggggccatactaaatggttcctacataggctgccagtggaccagcgtagccacccgctggagggatcgcccaataggggccgtcctgtgctggatggttgggtgaccagcctgggatgctttgggatgGTGGTCTCATCTCTGccgtggacaaacattctgtatcatgtggggcctttttaaaacgactggtccgcatggggacgaggtacccgtccacggcagccagcgctcctcccattgtagtcccagtaggtggtttccttgccctggagccaatttttgtgtaacttttttatgggaaaacacaaaaaaacattcaggttctcgagagatggctgacctggcccacgagacgtcatcttcaagtctgagtaaggaggaggattcccctccacaagggcctccctaagcagtctcctgttctgggagttcttctgagggacgtatttctgctgcatatgactcctttgtgatggtaaatgttaacccatcaatttcgtatcacgccttgcactcacttctcaaagtgtatggcacggttcttcgcattcgacttgtttatgataaggattttccatctatgtgacttttctttcatttgacgAAGcacgtctggcttatgaacatgtagcatctcttccccttgccggctctggcttcaaaacagaacttctccactctcacaatatttcggacagtgacacggactacatcccaaatctttttgaccaccacTCCGAAAATTCAGTTCCTGAaatccgccagatcccgcctccacgttggtttgtggcgtactacaaaaATCGacgcgggaatttcatccatgcctcccggtacctgtccaaagagatcggcacgattcctgagggaaaacctcaagaaatacggaaggggtgctcgtgcgagctaaagatattacgcaaggcaaggatgttgcaacatctcccatgcccttctgacagcatgtttgagactgttaaggctcatcccacctttaattatagcaaaggttgtgtttacagtcaggatctttatgaattctcagaggaggaaatactagcaatgtgtcctagctcagtccaaaaggtgactaagatgaggaactcctccaacatggtccttctcacctttttggttccacccttcctgaccgtgttaatatcggtcctatcaatcttagggtgaggcgttttgtttctcgccctcttcagtgtttctcatgctatgggtacggtcacggcaaaagctcctgtaaggaagcttctcgatgtggtaattgctctgcactagactcacattctgaggagcattgcaatgctgctgcttactgtttccattgccgtgatgctcatcaggtacgttccaggcaatgtcccaggtatcgcctggagcaggacattttacagcttgctaacagccaattccgcgaactcctgtaccgccagaaggatggtactggtgcgacatcctatgcttcatttgccgctcgctcttcagctgagtctgccggtccgaagacaactcctactgctacctctcgctctgttggagcgggtggtcctgttcatctggtttgcccttttgtccgatgactcagttgagtcacctgcaagaagcgacgagaataacaCGGACTTGACAAAACTAACCCATTTAGTGGATGTCCAGTTGCCTCCTGCATCGCTTAAGCTTCTGAagagcatgaccaaacggcaccgcggctctgcggaatCGTTAGATTTAGTTCAAcctaagcagtctaaggtttctcccggtgcacataatcgtgagtcctccagggacctcTTTACTAGGGTgcctccagtagtttctgttcagcctcctgtgatgccctctgtctcagatcgggcttcttttgatggagacgtccgatgatattatCACAGCCATCtctcgtggacccgctgtgtcaaaatgtgcagtccagcctgaccttcGTCCTCccatgaccggtaggagtgatgatggtacgcatcactcaccggtaggccgaaaggccgcggtccaacgacccggcacatctcaactcccgatGTCTACTCGTcggttaattatttctagtcaggcgagtcacgggcagccccttcaaaaggctcgcccgtccactgcacctaaatagtgaTCTTCaaccttctacagtggaactgtagaggccttcgcgcctcgtggggagaactccgagctttattgtcggagttctttcctgcctgtgtagctctacaagagaatatgctaggtgatagtacttattctagtcctcctggctatcgtgcctttttagcactcctttcctgaccagggccaccacggtggcacagctattctagtccgtcaggatatacctgttatcccttacaacttaactctcccttcaggtggttgctgttaaggtctttatgggacgactgtacaccatttgcagtttatatctcctcctcggcttcctgtctccaggggtgagcttgacggcctggtgcgtcagctgactccgccttttctttgttgggagattttaacggccgtcacccattgtgggatgaaggtgctagtaatcctcgtggggttttaatcggttcttttattgaggatgagggattgaggttttaaattctgggatgttacacatttccacagtcctactgggacttttacagctatcgatctttctctctctacatctaattctttccttgattttaattggcgggtcctaccggatttacacggtagtgaccactttccgattttattggaatctgtgaactctgagccacagtcccggcctccacgctgggttttagacaaggcagattggtcttgattcacagaccttagctcttttatccgtccgctgtaTGACTTTattacttgtgctgaggctgttgattattttaccgattttttttatttcagtagcgcttcagacaatccctaggacgtcaggtcgctttactaagcgtcccgttccttggtggaacgcagcatgcactaaagctgtaCAAGAGAAACGGGTGgctttctctcatctccagcgacatcgtggggacccgcagtgcctggaagcttttcggcgctccCGACCttgggcccgccgcgttttgaaggaggcacaaagagcctcttggaaagcttatgtgtcttccattaatgcccacagcCCTCTTacgctgggaagtattctgctcctcccccaccagttttgttgtctgctgggcgaaggATGACAGACCcaaggactgtcgccgacctcttcgcggagcactttgccagtgtttcccgaaggcttcctgcagccccgggcgcacgttaccgccagagaatggaatctctcggcataaacttttcttctgctggagtcttataatgtccttttctctgcttccgagttgcggactgctttgtctcagtgtcattactcttttccttgtccagatgatattccttatgccttcttgcacATGTCTGAccgcttttaacttttattaaatctttataatatgatttggcataccggtgactttccatcttcttgggctgtggcagtggttctcccatttccgaagcctgggaaagataatctccaggctacgaactaccgtcctatatctttgacatcctgcatttgtaaagtgttagaaaagatggtaaatgtaagactcatgtggtacttggagagggggaagtacttgtcatcggtacagtacggcttccgaaagatgaggtctactactgatgctcttttatccctaaagtcttccatttgtgaggccttcgctaatcaccaccatcaagtaacagtgtttttttgacctggagaaggcttacgacacggcttggtgtcatggcattttacagtctttgtttaattttggccttcgtggccaccttcctattttattcagcagtttttatccagacgtcttttacgggttcgagttgggagtgttctccaaggctactgctctaagtgatggtgtcccacagggaagtattcttagtgttacactattcgcagtcgccatttaatggtgtgatagatactcttccagatggcattctcagctccttatatgttgatgatttatgtatttcttttgctgctgctaggatgtcactgattgagcgcaggctccaactggcgatcaatagggtgtccagttgggccaacatgaacggtttttagaacacttttttacccattctgatgatactcccgtttttactgatggttccaaatccgacgcaggcgttggatttagtgtggttttcccctctttttatcggtctggcagtcttCCTTCAGAGGTATCCGTTTTTACcacggagctgtctgccatagtcctagctttacagatcatttttactctcccggtttcgtcttttacaatttttagtgactcgcaGTGCTCTCACTgctctatcttcttttatttcccttcaccatttggttttatcagccctggagtggctctatctacttaccagaagaggatatcgtgttgggttctgttgggtccctggtcacgtaggtgtttccgggaatgaacatgcagatcgcctcgctaaagaggcagcgaGTCGCGCTCCATGTCCTGCCCCTGTTCcatttcgagatgtatttcactctattcgtgtggcggttgcagcattatggcagaggagatggctaacgggagtcgcaacctcgaaaatgggagagatcactacttccactatccctcagtggacatactcccatgtccgggatcgccgtgcacagactttattggcgcgactgcgcataggtcacacgtaccttacacaaaggtacctgttgaccagggaagactgcctggtgccgctcaccaTGCGGCACCTGCTGGTAGAGTgtcctagtttgatcgagttacgacaccgatatctctaccggtgtcgcggtagagatagcggtgtctactatCTTTCATAGGACCAGCATGTCTGGCCCCAGGCCATGATGTTTACAAGTACCTTGTAGAAGCTGGGCTTCTTCCCAATGTGTGAATTTGATTTCCTTTTACCATACGtgcttttaatgttttatttaattttattgtagttttagtatttctAGAGACCTtcgattttattgtttttaactgattttagttttcataaactatagtataaataaaatatcgtAGCGGCGCAATATGACcattgatgttgcggcgcctaaaattaaaatccatccatccatccctctatctattttatgtctacaattaaaattcttcgtaatgatgatCCCCATACCCTCGATGGCCTAaatcctcggaaggcttatggacctgatggggttcctcctattgttctcaaaaactttgcTTCCATGCTTGTTCCTTGCCTggacaaactctttcaactttgtctatcaacttcttcctttccttcttgctggaagtttgcctacattcagcctgttcctaaaaaaaggaTGTTTTTAAATCTaccctcaataggaagattctcaaacacatCACTTCGCAATCTtgtatctgatcgccagtatggcttccctCATAGTCGCTCTattggtgatctggctttccttactgagtcttggtcatcctttttCAAAGATTTAGGTAAAACTTTTGTtttcgcgttagacatatcaaaagtttttcatcGAGTCTggtataaagctttgatttcaaaactacctTCTTACGGATTCtctcctctctgcaactttatctcaagtttcctttccgatcgttctattgctgctgtggtaaacggccactgttcttttcctaaatagtggtgttcctcagggttctgtcctgtcatccactctgtttctattattcattagtgatcttcttaatcaaacttcttgccctatctactccgacggtgatgataccaccttacaacTCTCCACGTCAAtttagagacgaccaacccttcaggaagtcaacacaAAACGCCTGACTTTTGATTTTTCTAAGAATTATGTTTGggccagagaaaacttagtagtgatcaatgcctcaaaaactaaattccttcatctatgaactcgacacaaccttccagacaactatcccctcttcttcaatattcAATGACACTCTTAACTGTCTCTTTTCCACACTGGCTATCCTCGGTCCGTCCTTTACTAATAATCTTAACCGGAAACTTCACAttatcatctcttgctaaaacagcttctatgaattttggcgttctgaggcgtcttcaCCAGTTTTGCtagcccctccaactgctaactctgtacatgtGCCTTATCCGCCTttgcatggagtactcttcacacgTTTGAAGGGGAgggtgttccactcacacacatttattagatatgagtggaatcaaaagcttttcgtctcatgatCCTTCATTCTCTGATTGATTGTctgcagcctctttctcaccgccgaaatgttgctgttctatctctctttcatcactattttcatgctaaatgctctactgatcttgctaactacatgcctcctctccttctgcggcctcacaggaggagaggaggcttatatatatatatatatatatatatatatatatatatatatatatatatatatatatatatatatatatatatatatatatatatatatatatatatatatatatatatatatatatatatatatatatatatatatatatatatatatatatatatatatatatatatatatatatatatatatatatatatatatatatatatatatatatatatatatatatatatatatatatatatatatatatatatatatatatatatatatatatatatatatatatatatatatatatatatatatatatatatatatatatatatatatatatatatatatatatatatatatatatatatatatatatatatatatatatatatatatatatatatatatatatatatatatatatatatatatatatatatatatatatatatatatatatatatatatatatatatatatatatatatatatatatatatatatatatatatatatatatatatatatatatatatatatatatatatatatatatatatatatatatatatatatatatatatatatatatatatatatatatatatatatatatatatatatatatatatatatatatatatatatatatatatatatatatatatatatatatatatatatatatatatatatatatatatatatatatatatatatatatatatatatatatatatatatatatatatatatatatatatatatatatatatatatatatatatatatatatatatatatatatatatatatatatatatata is part of the Portunus trituberculatus isolate SZX2019 chromosome 2, ASM1759143v1, whole genome shotgun sequence genome and encodes:
- the LOC123507131 gene encoding uncharacterized protein LOC123507131 — encoded protein: MVTSAVVLSPLPNIALVALLLSGVEKSLMKEACQVASALQSTLGYYGLSFPLGRMEATEWRRLLHLLAAAPVRVVWGGVMIPQESITEEERMELSNLAETLWGCKVYRGSDEVCFDPYYP